The following nucleotide sequence is from Candidatus Palauibacter australiensis.
CCGGCAGGTGACCTCCCAGGGCAGCGCATCTCCCGCCTGCATCGCGCAACTAGCGAGGCGCGAGAGCGCGGAGCGGGCGTTGTTGGCGTGGATGGTCGTAAGCGATCCGCCATGGCCCGTGTTGAGGGCCTGGAGCAGGTCGGCGGCCTCGCCACCCCGGACCTCGCCGACGACGATGTGGTCGGGCCGGTGGCGGAGCGCGTGGCGCACCAGGTCGCGGATCTCGACCGGCGTCTCCGAGAGCGTGGACCCGGCCTCGAACCGGAGGCAGTTGGCCCGGTCGATCCTGAGTTCGAGCGTGTCCTCGATGGCGACGATCCGCTCGTCTTCGGGCAGCAGTTCGATCAGCGCGTTCAGCAGGGTGGTCTTGCCCGAGCCGGTGCCCCCGGAAACGAGGATGTTCGTGCGGGCCGCAAGCGTGGCCCGGGCGGCATGGAGCGCCTCTTCGGGCAGCGACCCCATCCGAACGAGATCCTCGGCCGAGAACGCGCGGCCCCCGAACCGGCGTATTGTGATGGCGACCTCGGGACTCGCGGGCGGAGTGCAGATGGCGACCCGCGATCCGTCCTCCAGCCGAGCGTCCAGGATGGGCCTCGCGGCGGGATCGAGCCCGAGCGGCCGGGCGATGTGGATCGCCGCGCGGTGGAGCCAGGCGGCGGTGAGTTCGGGCGTCTCGTGGGGCTCCAGCCTTCCGGCACGCTCGACCCAGACGTTGCCGGGACCGTTGATCATGATCTCGGACACCCCGGGGTCTTCGAGCAGACCCTCCAACCCCGGAAGGAACGGGGCGAGGTGGCCGACGCCGCTGGCGCGCTTCATATCCGGCCCTCCTCCCGGAGCCGCCAGTAGCCCGTCTCGCACGGCAGGTAGTGGGGCTTCAGGTAGACGCGGGTCGCCGGAAGTGATTTTACGCCGTCATAGGGCAGGCATATCGCCTGGTAGTTGGCGAGCAGCCCGAACTCGCGCGGCGTGAACACCGGCTCGCTCTGCCGGCGGAACGACTTGCTCGCCCCGATGGTGCCGCGCCCGCCACCGGCGCGGCCGGACAGGAGCGAGAACTCGGGCCTGCCCGTGGTCTCGGTGAACGTGTAGGATGCCCGCGTCTTCATGACGGACCCGCACATCTCGGACGCGGCCTTGGCCGACGCCTCGTCGGAAAGCGACAGGAAGATCCGTGTCCGGAGCGTCTGGACGAGCGTGCGCCACGCCTCTCCGGAGGGCAGCACGGAGCGGAGCGAGGAGAGCGACTGCGTGGCGACGATGGGGATGCAGCGGCACTGCCGCGTGAGCGCGAACGCCTTCTCGTCGCCCGACGGATCGTCCTGGCCCACGGTGGCAAAGGCCTGATACTCATCGCAGATGAACACGGCGGGCCGCATGTACCGGTCCGGCCGGCGGGCGGCCTCGGCGGGCCTCCGGAGCAGCGCCTGCATCCACGCACTCTTGAGCAGGACGCCGATGGCGCGTGCCAAGGCCGGGTTGGCCCCGGCGGGCATGTTGAGCGCCAGCACCTTGCCGCCCTCGATCAACTCGGAGAGCGGGGGCAGCCTCCTGCGAAGGCCCGGCATGGGCGGCGGCTTCGCGCCCTCGTTCCCTTCGGCCTCGCCGCCGCCCGCAGGCTCCGTCTCGGGTGCCTCCGGCGGCGGCGGGCAGAACACGCCCGCCACGTCCGGCTGGTCGAAGAGCGAGAGGAAGACGCTGATCCCCTCGACGATCGAGGTGCGGAGCTTGGCGTCGAGCGCCGACCAGTCCTTGTCGTACCACCGCTCGATGGCCTCGACCCGCTCCCGGTACTCGCCGCCCGCGCCGCCCCCGGCCGACTCCACCGCGTAGGTGACTTCGAGCTTCGCCAGCTTTGCCCGCAGCTTGGCGTCCAGTCGCGAGCGCGCCCCGTCGGTGCCGACCGGATCCCAGTTCCACTTCTTGAGCGCGTCTGCGTGGGCGATCATGGCGTCGTCGGGGATGACGGCATCGACCGGGGATACCTGGTCCGCCAGATCCCGGGCCTCGCGGATCTTCCGGGCCAGAAGCTCCGCGTCCACCGTGCAGCGGTAGATGTCACGGAGCGTGACCCAGCCTCCCGGCAGGAGCCGGTGAAGCTCGACGATCCACCGGACGAGGTTCGTGTACGCCTGTTGCCAGAACGGTTCTCTGCTCTTGCCGAAGAGCTGGTTGATGAGGGATGCGACGCCGTAGGCGAGCGAGTAGGAGTCGAGCAGCGGATCGTCGAGCGGGTTCCACTGGATCGACCCGCCGAGCCCGATTTCGAGGTAGTCGTCCGCGCGGCCGGCGTCCTCGAGGATGCCGCGCACCTGATGGCAAAAGTCGCCTTTGACCTCCAGCACGAGCGCGCCCGCGCGGCGGCCGGGATCGTCGGCCCGCCACGAGAGGATCTGGCGGGCGAAGGGATACATGCAGCCGCTGGTCTTGCCCGTGCCGACGGCACCCACGATGAGGGTGCCGGTGTAGAGCCCCTTCTCCGGGATCACGAGCCACGACGGTTGCTCGCTCTCTTCCGGCACGGTCGGATGGTGCAGCTCGCCGATCACGAGCGAGGGCGCCTCGTCGGCGGGCGAAGCGGGCCACTCGGGCAGCCTGCCGCGCCGCTTGGGCCGGAAGAGCGGCTGGAGCCAGACCCGCCAGACCGACAGCGCGAACGAGCCCGCAAGCACGACCAGGACGGCGGGCCAAGCGTAGTGCCAGACCCGGAGCGCGGCGAGCAGGCCCGGATCGTTCGAGGCGATCAGGTCGAGATACTG
It contains:
- a CDS encoding ATPase, T2SS/T4P/T4SS family: MKRASGVGHLAPFLPGLEGLLEDPGVSEIMINGPGNVWVERAGRLEPHETPELTAAWLHRAAIHIARPLGLDPAARPILDARLEDGSRVAICTPPASPEVAITIRRFGGRAFSAEDLVRMGSLPEEALHAARATLAARTNILVSGGTGSGKTTLLNALIELLPEDERIVAIEDTLELRIDRANCLRFEAGSTLSETPVEIRDLVRHALRHRPDHIVVGEVRGGEAADLLQALNTGHGGSLTTIHANNARSALSRLASCAMQAGDALPWEVTCRGVVDGIALVLHVTRRDGRRFVEEALEVRGYDAATGRWNTVPVWGEAPKPRKEAPTHTPRR
- a CDS encoding type IV secretion system DNA-binding domain-containing protein, translated to MRTGTPAIIGSAIGAVGARALKAPFPPPGANQYLDLIASNDPGLLAALRVWHYAWPAVLVVLAGSFALSVWRVWLQPLFRPKRRGRLPEWPASPADEAPSLVIGELHHPTVPEESEQPSWLVIPEKGLYTGTLIVGAVGTGKTSGCMYPFARQILSWRADDPGRRAGALVLEVKGDFCHQVRGILEDAGRADDYLEIGLGGSIQWNPLDDPLLDSYSLAYGVASLINQLFGKSREPFWQQAYTNLVRWIVELHRLLPGGWVTLRDIYRCTVDAELLARKIREARDLADQVSPVDAVIPDDAMIAHADALKKWNWDPVGTDGARSRLDAKLRAKLAKLEVTYAVESAGGGAGGEYRERVEAIERWYDKDWSALDAKLRTSIVEGISVFLSLFDQPDVAGVFCPPPPEAPETEPAGGGEAEGNEGAKPPPMPGLRRRLPPLSELIEGGKVLALNMPAGANPALARAIGVLLKSAWMQALLRRPAEAARRPDRYMRPAVFICDEYQAFATVGQDDPSGDEKAFALTRQCRCIPIVATQSLSSLRSVLPSGEAWRTLVQTLRTRIFLSLSDEASAKAASEMCGSVMKTRASYTFTETTGRPEFSLLSGRAGGGRGTIGASKSFRRQSEPVFTPREFGLLANYQAICLPYDGVKSLPATRVYLKPHYLPCETGYWRLREEGRI